One Alicyclobacillus acidoterrestris DNA window includes the following coding sequences:
- the jag gene encoding RNA-binding cell elongation regulator Jag/EloR — MKRLVVTGRTVEEAVTSALVKLGVPRSQAQVRVISEPVKGLFGFLGGKDAQVEVSVPQSPLENARDFVETVLREMGVSARVTIDADEETDAEYVVNVDADADVLPSLIGRHGSTLDSLQYLVNIVANREHEGFVKFSVDAGAYRKRRRDSLRRAADHAVERVIRTGRAVSMEAMSPADRKWVHTYLQARTDISSLSEGEEPHRKVKIVPRRNEYRV, encoded by the coding sequence ATGAAGCGCTTAGTAGTAACGGGTCGAACGGTCGAAGAGGCAGTGACATCGGCGCTCGTGAAACTTGGGGTGCCGAGATCGCAGGCACAGGTGCGTGTGATTTCCGAGCCGGTGAAAGGGTTGTTTGGATTCCTTGGTGGGAAGGATGCTCAAGTTGAAGTGAGTGTTCCGCAGAGTCCACTCGAAAACGCGCGTGATTTTGTCGAGACGGTATTGCGCGAGATGGGTGTTTCGGCCAGGGTGACCATCGATGCGGATGAGGAGACGGACGCGGAATACGTCGTGAACGTCGATGCGGACGCTGATGTTTTGCCATCGCTGATTGGACGGCATGGGTCAACGCTTGATTCGCTGCAGTATCTGGTCAATATTGTGGCGAATCGGGAGCACGAGGGGTTCGTGAAGTTTTCAGTCGATGCGGGGGCTTATCGCAAACGGCGGCGTGACAGCTTGCGACGTGCAGCTGATCACGCTGTGGAACGGGTGATTCGAACGGGCCGAGCGGTTTCTATGGAGGCCATGTCGCCTGCGGATAGAAAATGGGTTCATACGTATTTGCAGGCGCGCACCGATATTTCCTCGTTGAGCGAGGGTGAAGAACCGCATCGCAAAGTGAAAATTGTACCCAGGCGAAATGAGTATCGCGTGTAA
- the yidD gene encoding membrane protein insertion efficiency factor YidD: MKFILLAFIRFYRKCISPLTPPSCRFVPTCSEYAMESIMRFGAIKGGWLAVKRLVKCGPWHPGGVDEVPLPK; the protein is encoded by the coding sequence ATGAAGTTCATTCTTCTCGCATTTATCCGCTTTTATCGGAAGTGTATATCTCCACTAACACCCCCCAGTTGTCGCTTTGTTCCGACGTGTTCGGAATATGCGATGGAGTCGATCATGCGGTTTGGGGCCATAAAGGGTGGATGGTTGGCAGTCAAGAGGTTAGTCAAATGTGGGCCTTGGCACCCGGGCGGTGTCGACGAGGTTCCGTTACCGAAGTAG
- the yidC gene encoding YidC/Oxa1 family membrane protein insertase: MESKRKQRRWTFALSALVVVALTGCGMYPKKPGDWPHNVWGTVLKAISDVIDFLARHLGDSYGLSILIVTIIVRLIILPLFIRQMRYQKYMMELQPEMQKIRSKYKGDNQKIQQETMKLYQERGINPAAGCFPMVIQLPVLYALYGAIMGNYGLHHSVFLGIWQLGAKDPYYVLPVIAALSTFLSSWITMRNQPTQQRAILFVMPVFIFIIGMRLPAGLVLYWVYTNLFTALQTYVFMNRRAAATAAVPAAATTTSRSRGAGDKSGGTSSAGKSGTRTSTAKGKSSNAGRAENKSSGKSGSAKVKSGSGKPGTGGLKSGGKQGNQATKAATTSDDTVKDKPNEANKTAPPDTTSDAPVDHPRDE, encoded by the coding sequence TTGGAGTCAAAGCGTAAACAACGCAGATGGACGTTCGCACTCAGCGCTTTGGTAGTCGTCGCGCTGACTGGTTGCGGAATGTATCCGAAGAAGCCGGGAGATTGGCCGCACAATGTCTGGGGAACCGTCCTCAAGGCCATTTCGGATGTCATTGATTTCTTGGCCCGGCACTTGGGAGATAGTTACGGGCTTTCTATCTTGATTGTCACCATTATTGTCCGGTTGATTATTCTTCCGTTGTTTATCAGGCAGATGCGCTATCAGAAGTACATGATGGAATTGCAGCCTGAGATGCAAAAAATTCGTTCGAAGTACAAAGGCGACAACCAAAAAATACAGCAAGAGACCATGAAGTTGTACCAAGAGCGCGGCATTAATCCGGCAGCAGGCTGTTTTCCAATGGTCATCCAGCTACCTGTGCTGTATGCGCTTTATGGTGCCATCATGGGCAACTACGGTTTACACCACAGCGTGTTCCTCGGCATTTGGCAGCTTGGCGCGAAAGATCCATATTACGTGTTGCCGGTTATCGCGGCTTTGAGTACGTTCCTTTCCTCGTGGATCACGATGCGAAACCAACCTACTCAACAACGTGCCATTTTGTTCGTCATGCCGGTGTTCATCTTTATTATCGGAATGCGGTTGCCGGCTGGATTGGTTCTGTACTGGGTGTACACGAACTTGTTCACGGCACTTCAAACATATGTGTTTATGAATCGCAGGGCTGCAGCAACAGCGGCAGTTCCCGCTGCGGCTACCACGACGTCGCGTTCGCGCGGTGCGGGTGATAAGTCGGGTGGCACATCGAGTGCAGGTAAATCTGGTACTCGGACAAGTACAGCGAAAGGCAAATCGTCCAACGCTGGTCGTGCAGAGAACAAGTCGTCTGGAAAATCAGGTTCTGCGAAGGTGAAATCTGGTTCTGGCAAACCTGGCACAGGCGGTTTAAAGTCAGGTGGCAAGCAGGGAAATCAGGCGACAAAGGCAGCGACGACTTCAGATGATACCGTGAAAGACAAGCCAAATGAGGCGAATAAAACGGCACCACCAGACACGACGAGCGATGCCCCAGTTGATCATCCGCGGGACGAATAG